Proteins from a genomic interval of Neodiprion lecontei isolate iyNeoLeco1 chromosome 2, iyNeoLeco1.1, whole genome shotgun sequence:
- the LOC107227326 gene encoding myrosinase 1-like has product MKNSWIIVTICWAISWKAVHCEVAALTFPKNFKIGVSSSSYQIEGAWNVDGKSPSTWDFLTHNQSSRIADRSNGDLACDSYNKYKEDVRLIKELGFDSYRFSISWPRIIPNPLTNVTNEAGIRYYKNLINELLANGIEPVVTMYHWDHPQIIEDMGGWTNELMVDWFVDYARVILRELGPSVKLFSTINQPAVLCEMGYSNVPIAPGKNLSAREKYLCGHNILKAHARVYHMYDEEFRPTQQGQIGLVVMTKAFLPVNTSDKVAAEREFQLSSDWIMHPIFLGDYSEVVKTQIAEISKAEGRAASSLLEFSPEWISYINGTSDYYGMNHYTSVFVSSADMDRENSRYPRNTTESIAWFRMVPEGFGHVLRQVKNLYGNPKVFVHENGYPDESGLNDHKRMDYHRAYLKEMLIAIKRDGCRVERYMAWSLLDSFEWHNGYTLNFGMFAVDSNSPHRNRTAKLSSHWWKQVLRTRRLDDVPAVNSTNERQP; this is encoded by the exons AACGTCGACG GCAAGAGTCCGAGCACTTGGGATTTTTTGACGCACAATCAATCGTCGCGTATCGCTGACCGAAGTAACGGAGACCTTGCCTGCGATTCGTACAACAAATACAAAGAAGATGTACGATTGATCAAGGAACTCGGG TTCGATAGCTATCGGTTCTCCATCAGTTGGCCACGGATAATTCCGAATCCCTTGACCAATGTGACGAACGAAGCTGGCATACGGTACTATAAAAACTTGATCAACGAATTACTGGCCAACGGTATAGAACCCGTAGTAACGATGTATCACTGGGATCATCCACAAATTATTGAAGATATGGGAGGATGGACGAACGAGCTGATGGTCGATTGGTTTGTGGATTACGCGAGAGTTATTCTTCGAGAGCTTGGACCAAGCGTTAaactattttcaacaattaacCAGCCAGCTGTTTTGTGTGAAATGGGCTACAGCAATGTGCCAATAGCACCAG GCAAGAATCTGAGTGCCAGAGAAAAATACCTGTGCGGCCATAACATTCTAAAAGCTCATGCCAGAGTCTATCACATGTACGACGAAGAGTTCCGTCCAACTCAGCAGGGCCAAATCGGCTTGGTTGTTATGACAAAGGCTTTTCTACCCGTTAACACCAGCGACAAAGTCGCTGCAGAGAGGGAATTTCAATTGTCAAGTGACTGGATAATGCATCCAATTTTTCTTGGTGACTATTCCGAGGTGGTAAAAACGCAAATTGCTGAGATCAGCAAAGCCGAGGGCCGTGCAGCATCAAGCTTGCTAGAATTTTCTCCCGAGTGGATATCTTACATCAA CGGGACATCCGATTACTACGGCATGAATCATTACACGAGCGTATTTGTGTCCTCTGCCGACATGGATCGCGAAAATAGTCGCTATCCAAGGAATACTACGGAATCAATTGCATGGTTTCGG ATGGTACCCGAAGGGTTTGGCCACGTACTCCGGCAAGTGAAAAACCTCTATGGCAACCCGAAGGTGTTCGTCCATGAAAATGGATACCCTGACGAAAGTGGATTGAATGATCACAAGAGAATGGATTACCATCGCGCTTACCTGAAAGAAATGCTCATTGCCATCAAACGTGACGGTTGTCGAGTTGAACGATACATGGCCTGGAGTCTGCTGGATAGCTTTGAATGGCACAACGGTTACAC actgaatttcggcatgtTCGCCGTAGACTCAAACAGTCCTCACAGGAATCGAACTGCTAAACTCTCCTCGCATTGGTGGAAACAAGTGCTTCGAACGCGCAGGCTTGATGACGTCCCAGCAGTTAATTCTACCAACGAAAGACAGCCTTAG